TTTCCAACTCATCTCGCGTCGCTACGAGAAGGGGCCGATGATTCTCACCAGTAACCAGAGTTTCGGGGCCTGGGGGGAGGTCTTCGGGGACCGGGTGCTGGCGACCGCGATCCTGGATCGGGTCCTGCACCACGCCATCACCATCAATATCCGTGGTCATTCGTACCGGCTCAAGGAGAAACTTAAAGCCGGTTTGGTGCGCGTCGAAGAAGCCGCCACGACCACGTAACCAGGGTGGGGAGTTTTCGATGACCATAACTGGGGAAATTTGGGTGACCCTTGACACGACGTGCCCTCGTACGTCACCGTCGCCGTGCGCTTGTGGGCTTCCAGGATCGTGGCATCCACATCCAGCGTGGCGGTGCGCTGCGGCATCTGCTGCTGCACCGCGGCGAGGATGCGCCGGTTCGCGGCCCCCACGCCCGCCAAGGGCGCCGACTCCTCGGGCACGGCCGTCTGCTCGCCAGCACGCAGCAACGGGAGATCCTCGACATGACACGCCTCCAAGAAGTCGCGCATCGTGGTGGCCGCGGGCAGCTCATAGCCCAGCAGGGCGGCCAGTGCGGCATCGGCGCGCAGGGTCGTGAGGTCCTGGCAGCGGTCCCCGCCCGCCGCCCACAGCGCGATCAGCGTCTCCACCCACTGCGCCGACGTCACGCCGCGCTGCCGCTGTTTGATCCGGACCTGCTCATCGACGACCTGCGCCGCTCCGACGCGGCGAAACAGCTCGATCACCAAGGGCACGCCCGCATGCGCGGTGACCAGACGGGGATCAATGCGGTCGTCAATCTCGAACGGCAGCCGAGGACTCGCAAACGGCTTCTCAGGCATCAACCTCCTCCTTGGTTGGCGAATCACCCATTGGGTGAATCACCTCGCAAGGCTGATGCCATGCGGTCGCCTGCTGCTCATGCGTCCAGACCGATTCCGTGTCCATCACGGTTGGGAGCTTAGCCGGAGAATAGGGGAGAGAAGCCTTACCTAGACTCTCTTTGGGTGTTGCTGTATAAATGTCTGACGCGAGTAGGGCTGGGAGCGGAGCCTTCCCATGAAAATGGTTGCCGAGTCGGGTCATGGCACGTAGTCTGAAATCGTCGGGGCGTAGCGCAGCCTGGTAGCGCGCCTGCTTTGGGAGCAGGATGTCGGAGGTTCAAATCCTCTCGCCCCGACCATCCCATGCTTGGCGTGTACCGCCGGCTCGTCGGGCGCAGCCCTCTTCATTGCGCCGGCGGAGAAACACCTCAAGCAATCTTGGTCTCATCTTTGATGACTTGGCGTGTACCGCGGGCTCTTCAGGCGCAGCCCTCTTCCTTGCGCCGGCGGAGAAACACCTCAAGTGCGTGGGCTTTCTCTTGTTGTATGTGTGTACCGCGGGCTCTTCAGGCGTAGCCTTCTTCATTGACGCCTCCGGAGAGACACCTCAAGCGGTTTTTGTTATTGCTTGCGGTGGGTTTTTGGTACCGCCGGCTCATCGGGCGCAGCCCCTCTATACCAAGCTTCGCTTGACCCGCCGGCTATTCATCGTCGTATTGTAACTAGGCCGGCGGAGAAGCACCCTATGTGGTTCCGTTCTTTTTTTCAGATGTCGCCGGAGAAACACCTCAAGTGCTTTCTCTCTACTCAGCACTCAGAACTTAGCACTCAGCACTTCCGGTTGCGCCCGTAGCTCAGTTGGATAGAGCAACAGCCTTCTAAGCTGTGGGTCGCTGGTTCGATTCCAGCCGGGCGCACCATCCCATGCTTGGCGTGTACCGCCGGCTCATCGGGCGAAGCCCTCTTCTTTGCGCCGGCGGATAAACACCTCAAGTGATTTTATCCTTCTTGGAAGTGTAGCGCCGGCTCTTCAGGCGAAGCCTCTCCCAATTGACGCCACCGGAGAAACACCTCAAGTGATTTGACCCTTGCTTGGGGTGTGCGTGTACCGGCGGCTCACCGGGCGTAGCCCTCTTGATTGCGCCGGCGGAGAAACACCGCCAGTGATTGTCAAACTGGAGACCCACTGGAAAAGGCTGGAATCAAATGGCGTCATTGCTATGGCTCTATTTCATTCGGCTGTAGGGACCGTAAATAGCTACGCCCAGGTCGGTAGGATCGAAAGTGCCGGGATAGTACGCCCCAACTTCGGTAATTCTCTCCCTCTCCGTGAGTACATCCCGATACTTGGCGCACGCATGAATGAAGATCTTGGCAGTTCTATTTTTAATCATCTGGATTTCCTCGGCAGACATTTTCCCACTGCCGGTAGGAAGGGTGGTTCCCCAAGTTTTGTTTGGCGGGAGTATCCCAAGATTTACATTCGTCTTGGGGCATTGGTAAGAGTCATATTGGGGAATTCCCGTAAAGTCGTTAGGAGGACCGCCGATGAACTCAAATTCAAAACCAGCTTTGGCCTCAAGAGCGGGGGTTTGGCCAATATTCTTGAAGGTAATATCAAACACAACCCCATCTTTCTCAATGCTTTTTATTACAAAACGCTCAACCGCAATCAAGGCACTAGTGGAAGCTGCAGCAGCATCCGACGCTCTTCTAGTCTCGGTCAAAGTATCTTGCATCGACTGCCATTGCTGACTCGCAACCCACACATTGACTACCGTAGCGCCTGTTATGACCAATGTAGCGCAAGCCATGATCCAGTCCGTTATGTTTGGATGATTCTTTTGTTGCCGATTTTGTTGGTCGCGGGGTGGGCTGCTCTTTGTGTTCAATTGCTTGGTCCGTTCGACTGGATGCGAAGATTGAATTGTGTGGCCCTCTTGGGGCTCCGCTTGCTGAGTCTGTGGATTACTTATCCATTCACTGCTCTTTGGCTCTGCGGGAGGTGGTTTTGGTGGTTCTAGTTGACCCATCTGTAAGGCTTTTAGTTTTTGTTTTACTCGCTTGTGTCTTCGTTTCTTTCTTTTTCGGCTCATTCGATTTTGGGTGGATGAGGGCTTCAAGCGCCTCATCGAATACTATTTCAAGTCCTTCTTCTTTTCCCTATATTTCTTTTTGACTTAGGAATACTGTAAGTGGTCGATTTTCCGTCCAAGCTCCTCCACGGCCTGTGCCAATTCATGAACAGCCTCCACCAGGTTCTTGATCCTTTGTCGTCGCTGTTCGCGTACTTGGCAAGGTGGGCTTATGTTTCGCGTTGGAAATTGACGATATCGATAGTTGTCCTTTGAAAGTTAAGAGGGAATGGCAAGCCAATTAATGGGGCGCCGGCGGAGGTAACACACCGGCGCCTGTCCTTACTGGCTAGGCCTGAGCGATTTGGGTAATCGTGTTGAATGATGCCCAACCGTTCATCCCGGTCACCAGCAAGCCATCATTCTGATCGATGTACCGCCGGAGATATTCGCGAATGGTTGGTGCATCACTCTCTGAGCGCACGATCCAGGTCGATTCAAGGGCCTTCTTCGCTCGCAAGCGCCCCAAGGCGTCCCAAAGATTCTGATAGTTCTGCCCGGGCTTGCGGAGATCATACGCGATCAGATACAGATTGGCCATGATCCAATCTCCTTAAAGCTATCGCTAGTAAGGCGATCGTCTGTGCGATTGTCTTACAGCAACACTAAATGTTGAGGGACCGCGCCCTGCAGCAAGGAGAGGAATGCTTGACAGGCCGAACTTGAGGGGTGTAGCTTCCCCGCACGGCACCATTGTCTACGTTGGCTACGGTGCTCACCGGGGGCCGACACTCCTGACCCTGCAAGGAAAGAGTGTTGGCCCTCGTTGTTGTTAAGGCCATCGCGTACGTGAGCTTAAAGCGCGACGGCTACTTCCGGCGTCACAGATATCCTCCACTCATACAAATGCGCAGACGAAAGTTCGACGTGCTGCGCGCTACGAACCGTCCACAAGTGTCCATTGTATGCAGATGCCGTTTTTTGTCAACGCTAACGTTTCAGGCGCTCTCGAAAAGGCATCACGTACGTTGATCTTTCTACAGGTTTGTTTTACAATATCGCCCTCTCAAATTCGCTTTCAGCGAATCCGCCCTTCCTGGTGACCAGTCGGTGAGTCCTAAAGCGATTCGCCACGGATAACGGAAATTTGACGCAAAGCAGTTCTCAAACCCTCATCAAAAGGCTTCGAGGCCGTATCGTCCGAGGCGATTTACGAAGCGGATGGCGGAATTTGCCTTTCTCCATTGGCGGATGACATCAAGGGAATTGCTCTGGAGGATTGATCGGCGGATCGTCTACCTCAGCCGGGGTGGGGAATCGGCTGATTCTGATGCCGTGGTCCCAGATTCTTGTGCGATGCGGGGGACCTCGAAGGTTACTTTCGCCGTGCCGTGGCGGTGGATGGTGAATCGGCCGTGAATGTTCGGTTCATCACACATGCACACTTGGGCACAGCCGCCCACCTCCCGCGCAGCCTGCTTCAGCCGGTTGTTAGGCCGTGAATGTTGGGATCGTGGCTCTTACTTCTCGTCCCGGATCGCTGCCTTCACTTTCGCTATGAGGTCGGGCGTCACCTCCCGAATCCCATGCTGCTTCGCATGTTCCATGGCGTTCTTCAGGACTTCCTCATCAGTCTTCCCCCGAACGACATGCGTGCATCCGGACGACGGATCAACCTTGGCACACTCGACGACTTTACCCATGGTGGATCCTCCTCTTCGAGCCGGGGGCTCGAGGTTCGGGAAGATGAACCCGCTAGAAGATGTGCGATTGGCAGATTACAGAATATAGCGGGCGGGAAGCCGTAGGCAAGGACAGGTTGGATGGCAGGCGGGTGCGGAGGTTTACTTCCGGTACCGCATCCGTGTCCCGTGAGTCAGAGAGAGGGTGATTTCTTCCGGGGAGAGTTCCAGAGGGAAATAGGCGCCTGAGATCTGGGCGTTGTTGATCCTGGCTCCTTCAGGCTTGGTGGTCGGGAAGCTGATGCCGCGCAGAGTGCCTCGCGGGAGGTAGGCTGCTGAAATCTAACGGACCGGGTCGATGAAGAGGCTCACGTCAACGCTTCGAGCAGTTCAACATCTTTTTTCAGAAGTTGATTGACGAGTTCTGTCACCGGTTTGCCGCTCCTCTTGGCGATGCGCTCCAACCGTCTGCGCGTTGCGTTGTCGAGGTAGATCGGCAAATTCAGCTCGGCTCCTTTCCTGAAAAATTTTCCCCGAACCCCTTTCGAGAAATCGTACTCGCGTCTCATGCTACGTCCTCCGGTATTGCTTCAATTCGTTTTTGGTGGCTTTTCGAGCCGATATCAATCGAATAGTCGCTGTGTCATGGGCTGTTTCTCGAAAAGTATGGCTGGCGACGAGTATAGCGCCCATGGTGTCCATCCCCATCGTAATCCATCGCTCCTCCCGTTCACTATGGGGCTCGTCAAATTCTGAAAGGGCATCTGGATCGAGAAAGATCGTGGCAGCTCGCTCGAAGTAATCCCATGCTTTCGAAGATTCTGCCGGGCTTTAGCGTGATCCCACCCGAAGTGATACTGAAACCGGTTGCCCACCGGCCAATTATTTCATACTAGGAGCCTGTCCGACATTAGCCTCAGAAACATCTTGTTCGAGCCCTCCGACTCGTGTATAGGCATTCATACCTAACTACGAGAGAGGAGGCGTTGTCATGACCACCCGCACCTTTCGCCCCTATGACCCCGAGGAGCTGTGGCTGTTGCCGCCGTCGCCGCGCGACTGGCTGCCGGAGGATCACCTGGCGTACTTCCTGTCGGATCTGGTCGACGAATTGGATCTGACGCCGATCCTGGAGCCCTATCGGGGGGTGACGCGCGGCACGGTGCCGTATCATCCCCAGATGCTGGTGACGGTGCTGCTCTATGCGTACGCGGTGGGCCTGCCGGCGTCGCGGCAGATTGCGCGGGAACTGGAAGAGGATGTGGCCTTTCGGGTGCTGGCCGCGAACCAGCGGCCGGATTTCCGGACGATCAGCGACTTTCGCAAACAGCATCTGACGGCGTTGGCCAAGTTGTTCGTCGACGTGCTCAAGCTCTGCCAGCGGGCCGGCTTGGTGAAGCTGGGGCACATCGCCTTGGATGGGACCAAGGTGAAGGCGAATGCGTCGAAGCACAAGGCGATGAGCTACAGCCGGATGGTGACGGAGGAGGTGCGGCTCAAGGCGGAGGTCGAGGCCTTGCTCAAGCAGGCCGAGGCGGCGGATGCCCGGGATGATGCGGCCTATGGCCCTGACCGGCGCGGCGATGAGTGGCCCGCCGAGCTGGCGCGCCGGGAACAGCGCCTGGCGACCATTCGCGCCGCCAAGGTCGTGCTGGAACACGAGGCGCAGGCGGCGGCCGCGGTGCAGCAGGCGGCCCGCGAGGCTCGTGAGACGGAAGGGCCGCGCCGGGGTCGGCCGTCGCAGCCGCCCAGCCCGGTTCCCCACCCGAAAGCCCAGCGGAACTTCACCGACCCGGAGAGCCGGATCATGCCCGCCCCCGGGGCGAAGGGCAGCGTGATCCAAGGGTACAACTGCCAGGCCGCCGTCGATGCGACGGCGCAGATCATTGTCGCGGCGGAGGTCACGGATGAGCCCAATGACAAGCAGCAAGCCCAGCCGTTGCTGACGCAGGTGCTGGTCAACACGGAGCAGGTTCCCCGGACTGTCAGCATGGATGCGGGATACTTCAGCGAGGCGAACGTCGGGGCCGTGGCCGCGCTGGGGTGTGAGCCCCTGATTCCGCCGGATCGGCAACTCCATGGACAACCCGTGCCGGCTGTGCCCCGGGGCCGGCCCCCTATCGGATTGTCGGTGGCCGACCGGATGCGCCGCACGCTCCGCACAAAGCGCGGGCGACGGCTCTATGCCCGGCGGAAAGCAATCGTCGAGCCGGTGTTTGGTCAGATCAAGCAGGGCCGCGGCTTCCGGCAGTTCTTGCTGCGCGGGATGAGGAAGGTTCGCGGGGAGTGGGCGCTCATCTGTACGACCCACAATATGCTGAAGCTCTGGACCGCCTGGCGACGTCGACGCCGACCCGCCTGCCGGAGCGCGGGCAGGCGCCCCGGCGAGGGGCTGTGGGCACTGGGCAGCGGCCGGAAGGCGAACCGGAGAGGGCGGGAACAGTGAAAGGGCACCGTGCCAACCCATGCGCAGCCGAGTACGAACTGAATCAGCGGTCAAGAGCATGGTTCTCTCAGGTCAATGTCGGACAGGCTCCTAGATTCAACCGGCCAAGGAAAGATTGCGGCATTTGCGATTCGGTGGGTGTGGCGTGAGGAGCCAACGCCCCTTTCTTTGACAGGTGGCAGTTGGCTGCGGCGCAACCGGCGAATGAGTGCGTTCCCCTGATCCTTGAAATTGATTTAACTACGACGGAGGGAGGTCGTATTGGACTACTTCCGATACCGCATCCGGGTCCCGTGGGTGAGGGACAGGGTGATCTCTTCCGGGGAAAGTTCGGCGGGAAAGTAGGCGCCTGAGATCTGGGCGTTGTTGATGCTGGCTCCTTCGAGGTTCGCCCGGCGGAAATCCACCCCACGCAGGTCTGCTTGTCGAAAATAGCTGTCGCTGAAATCCAACCCGTCCGCATCCAACCCACGCAGGTCGAGCCCCCGCAGGTCGCAGTTGCGGAGGTCCACCGTCTGGCCCGAGGCCTTCTTCGCGTTGAACTCGGCGATCGCTCCGTCGCGCAAGAGCTGATAAAGGGGATCGTTGGAGATGCGCAGGCGTGAGGCATGCGGCTTGGTGACGCCCATAGACTATCGCCTCCTTCTGTTCTTTTCTCGGACGCCGTCGCACAAACTTGAATCCCGCTGCTGAACCAGGACGGGGACAGGCACCGCTGCAGACGGCGGAGCCTGTCCCCTTGGCTGCACATGGGTCACCCATCACTCATCTCCGCCATGACGACATACCGGAGCGGCCCGCCAGGCACCAAGGCGTCAAATGGGTAGCAGGTGACCGGAAGCAGCGTATGACCGTCCTCTTCCGAAACATGGAACGGCAGTCTGCCGTCGCTCACGCTGCTGCCAAGGACCCGGTAGCCGACCAGGGCGTCCTGGGCAGTCTGCACGTTGATTCTATCGTCCGGTTCCAGCCGCCGAAGAAACCCGAAATGGGTATCCCGATGCCCTGTGATAACGCTCACGCCTATCATGCCCGGTCTCGCGCTGCCTTCATAGTAGGCCGGGCCGAAGGCCAGCGTCCGTCCGTTCGCGCCGGACAGCACGATCTCGTCGATCCGGAGGCGAGGCACGATGAGCCTGGCGATGGGGACCGTATCGGCCCAGGGCCAGGGTTTGACGGTAGTCCGTCGTTCAATCGTCTCTTCCCAGGCCTGCCGCAGCAACCGTTGCGCCAATAGGGCCTTCATGTGGATCCACCCTCCTTGAAACAATTCCCACAGGCCGAAACTGCCGATGATGCCGATGACCAAGCCGGTAGAGAGCCGTCCGGACAGTCTCATTGTGTTGAACCTCTGAGACGAGCCGCGAACAGCAGCATCAGCAACAGCGCAAGCCAGCCCATGGCCAGGTGCAGAAGAGCGGAGGTCGCAGTCTGCGGCAATCCGAAAATGTGTTCGTAATCCTGGCCGTGAGGGAGGTCGGTCGGAAGCGGCTTCGTGCGCAGCGGCTCTGCGGCAGGCCTAACAGGCGTGACGTCGACGGCGACGAGGCTCGTGAAACGGCTGACCAAATGATGCCGGAGCGCAACCTCGACGATCTGGTTCCGGAGCGAGGCCTGGTCGGAGCTATGGGCGAGACGTTCTGTGAGCGCGTGAATCGCCTCTCTGGCCCACAGGACGGCAATGCCCTCCCGCGCTTGACGATCGGTCAAGTAGAACTCGGCCTGCCAAGGGCGAGAACCGATCCGTCCCGCGAGCCTGATCCGGTTTGGAAACGACGGCGCCTTGAGCGTGATCAGAATCGGTTCTCCCGTATAGAGATCAGGAATTCGCACCGGCAGCAGGTCTGTCTGGGTCCAGCCCTCGCCCGCGATCGCGAGATCGGTCAGGACCGGGTGCTCCAGCTTCTGGAACAGGCCCGTCATCCGTTCGCGCACCTGGTCGATCTTCCCGATATAGGTAAAGGAGCCGCGGCCGATCTCAGCCGCCCGCCGCATGAAATAGCTGTTGGGCGCCGAGCTGATGCCGACCGTGAACAGGCGGGAATCGCCCAGCCGCTTCTCGATCGTCGCGAACAATTCCGTTTCGTTGCCGATCTGCCCGTCGGTCAAAAAGATCACCTGGCGCAGTCGATCCGGTTGCACGGCTCCATCCAGGCCGAGCGCGAAGGCCGGGAGCATCTCCGTTCCCCCGGTGGCCCGGAGCGCGTTGACATAGTGAAGCGCCTGATCGAACTGGGCTTGAACGGCCGGCTGAGGAGAGGCAAACAACCGGTGCGTGACGCTGTTGAACTGGATGATGTTGAACCGGTCCTTCGGGCGCAGGCGGGTGAGGGCGAGACGCAGCGCGTCCTTGGCCTGATCGAGCGACGGTCCATACATGGATCCGGACGTGTCGATGACAAAGAGGACTTCGCGGGGCAGGCCGATAGTTTCGTCCTGAGCGACCTCCGGCGGCGTGATCATGAGCAGGGAGTATTGGGAGTCTTCGCGTGATTCGGTGAAGAGGGCTGTAGTCGGCATGGAACCGGGCTGCGGCCGCCAGATCAATTCGAAGTTGCGATCGGCCGGTACCGACTCATCCGAAAGCCTGACGTGCCAGTGCGTGGGCGCCTCGGCCGTCGCCTCGATAGCATGGAAGGGAGAATCGACCTGCGAGATCGGAAAGCCCGGCATGAGGTCGATCGAGAGGGTGACCGGATTGATGGGGCCTTTGGAGGGATGCAGCACAGGAGGGGTGATCCGGGAGGCGTCCGGCACTTGATCGGTCTCAGGCGCCCAGCCTGGACCTTGAGCATCGGGATTCGACGAGGAAGGCGATTCCGTCGAGGGGGCTGGGAGCGGACGACCAGGAATATAGCGCGGCCCGATTACCATCGGAAATCGCAGATGAGAGGTTCCCTGGTCGAACCGGATCCTGTCCTGATATTCGATCTCTATCTGAACGGTTTCCTTGGGTCCGATGTTGGCGACCGAGGCCGTGAACAGGTTGGGCCGTTCCTGCTCGACCAGACTCTCGTGCGCTTGCCCTCCGACTTAGCCCGTTCGTAGGTTTTCTTCGCCCCACCCCGTTCCTTGATCTGGCCTTCGATGAGCCGTTCGCCGATTCTCATCCGGAGATGGTCTACGGCGGCCCGTTCCGGCAGGGGAAAGGCGTAGATGCCTTCCATCCAGCTCTCGTTGGGGTTGGAAAACTGCTGGCGGACCTTGGCACGGGCGATGAGACCGGTGACCGAGATGGTGATACCGGTGTGGAGAGTCGGTGCGGGGATCAGCACACCGGGTTGGTCGGTCTTCAATAGGAGCGAGCCGCTGGTGATCTCTTGCAAGGACATCCCAGGGGTTTGGTCCGAGGCAAACGCGATCCCATACAAAGAGGTCATCCATTGGCCCACGGTCAAAACCATCGCGAGCGGGATCAGGAGGAGCATCAGCCGGGCGTGATGAGGGGATGCGAAATCGGGCATAGGGACTGACTCCTTGGGGCAAAGGGTTCAAGACGACTGTTGGTATTGGGAAGGCCGGAGGCCGGCTCATCCGGCCTCCGGCTTGACAGAAGCGTCAAGGGGTGACGCCTTGCTCGTCTGATGTGATGGGGCTCTCACCCTCGCGGGATTCGAGCGGTTGCGTCGGAAGGGAAGTCTCGGCTGAATCCATCGCCGGCTCTGTGGCCTGTTCAACCGTGGCGGTCTCCGCGGGAGCGGTCATGCTCTCCGCAGTCGCCGGCTCCACGGGCGGCACCAGATGCGAGGCGCCGACCTTGATGAACTCCAGATGGGCGCGTCGGTTGAGCGTGAGGCAGTCCGGGCTGTCGTCGAGGCAGAGGACTCCCTCTTCCCCGAGGCTCGCCGTTTTGATCCGATGCTCGGGAACCCCAAGAGCGATCAGATGAGCTTTCACTGCTTCAGCCCGCTTGAGTCCCAGCGCCCGGTTGTACAGGCTCGAACCACGGGCGTCCGTATAGCCTTGGATCACAAGGCCGTAGTCGGGATTCCTGGTCATGAAGGCCGCATGCTCGTTGAGATAGACCTTGGCTTCGTCAGTGAGACGATTTTTCCCAAAGTCAAACGAGATGTCGGCGTGAAGCGATTCGGTGAGTTGGGTCGGGAGGGCCTGAGTTGAAACGGAAGTCAGGTGTGTCGGCTGGACGGCTGTCTCAGCCGTTCGAGTAGCAGTTGTCGAATTGTCCAGTATCGCAACGGGCGATGAAGGGAAAGAAACCGAGGATGCCGGCGTCATCTGTTCCGGTTGCGAGGCCACCATCCAGGCAATCCCGATCCCGATGGCCAGCACGAGCACGGTTCCGCTCACGATCATGACTTCCTTCATGCCGCGATCCGACGTCTGACTACCTGGGGCCACGCTATCGGGTGTTGTGTCGGCGGCATAGACTGCCTGTTGTGCACCTTTGCTCATGGATCGAACTCCTTTCTTTGATCTCCCACTGTTACGCCCCCTCTCCCTTGTCGTCTCCCATGGCCGGTTGCCGAGCACCCATTGCATTCGCAACGCGCAATGGGTCCCGGAGCAACGGACACCCAGGAGAGGAGGCGGTGAGGGGGTGATCTGTTATTTGCCTGTTCGTCCGTTGCTCCGACGGGCTCTGCCTGATGTCACCTCCTTTCGCTCTGGACCGTCATCCCGAGGGAGTCCGTTGGGCCGGGGAACTCAGCAACAGAGGTGCCGCGCTGTCGAATGGAAATGAGGTGACAAAGGTCTGTAAAAACGGGCTCTTAAGAAAGGTGGGCTGGTGCGTGCCTTGCGGGGATATTGGGACCAGTGAGGGAATGCGGGGATAGCCCCGCAGGCATGTCGGGCAACCGGAGTGGTACGGG
The DNA window shown above is from Nitrospira tepida and carries:
- a CDS encoding DUF1059 domain-containing protein, producing MGKVVECAKVDPSSGCTHVVRGKTDEEVLKNAMEHAKQHGIREVTPDLIAKVKAAIRDEK
- a CDS encoding pentapeptide repeat-containing protein, translated to MGVTKPHASRLRISNDPLYQLLRDGAIAEFNAKKASGQTVDLRNCDLRGLDLRGLDADGLDFSDSYFRQADLRGVDFRRANLEGASINNAQISGAYFPAELSPEEITLSLTHGTRMRYRK
- a CDS encoding BrnT family toxin, which codes for MFLDPDALSEFDEPHSEREERWITMGMDTMGAILVASHTFRETAHDTATIRLISARKATKNELKQYRRT
- a CDS encoding marine proteobacterial sortase target protein — protein: MVEQERPNLFTASVANIGPKETVQIEIEYQDRIRFDQGTSHLRFPMVIGPRYIPGRPLPAPSTESPSSSNPDAQGPGWAPETDQVPDASRITPPVLHPSKGPINPVTLSIDLMPGFPISQVDSPFHAIEATAEAPTHWHVRLSDESVPADRNFELIWRPQPGSMPTTALFTESREDSQYSLLMITPPEVAQDETIGLPREVLFVIDTSGSMYGPSLDQAKDALRLALTRLRPKDRFNIIQFNSVTHRLFASPQPAVQAQFDQALHYVNALRATGGTEMLPAFALGLDGAVQPDRLRQVIFLTDGQIGNETELFATIEKRLGDSRLFTVGISSAPNSYFMRRAAEIGRGSFTYIGKIDQVRERMTGLFQKLEHPVLTDLAIAGEGWTQTDLLPVRIPDLYTGEPILITLKAPSFPNRIRLAGRIGSRPWQAEFYLTDRQAREGIAVLWAREAIHALTERLAHSSDQASLRNQIVEVALRHHLVSRFTSLVAVDVTPVRPAAEPLRTKPLPTDLPHGQDYEHIFGLPQTATSALLHLAMGWLALLLMLLFAARLRGSTQ
- a CDS encoding VIT domain-containing protein; translation: MPDFASPHHARLMLLLIPLAMVLTVGQWMTSLYGIAFASDQTPGMSLQEITSGSLLLKTDQPGVLIPAPTLHTGITISVTGLIARAKVRQQFSNPNESWMEGIYAFPLPERAAVDHLRMRIGERLIEGQIKERGGAKKTYERAKSEGKRTRVWSSRNGPTCSRPRSPTSDPRKPFR
- a CDS encoding class GN sortase; this encodes MRLSGRLSTGLVIGIIGSFGLWELFQGGWIHMKALLAQRLLRQAWEETIERRTTVKPWPWADTVPIARLIVPRLRIDEIVLSGANGRTLAFGPAYYEGSARPGMIGVSVITGHRDTHFGFLRRLEPDDRINVQTAQDALVGYRVLGSSVSDGRLPFHVSEEDGHTLLPVTCYPFDALVPGGPLRYVVMAEMSDG
- a CDS encoding OmpA family protein, with protein sequence MSKGAQQAVYAADTTPDSVAPGSQTSDRGMKEVMIVSGTVLVLAIGIGIAWMVASQPEQMTPASSVSFPSSPVAILDNSTTATRTAETAVQPTHLTSVSTQALPTQLTESLHADISFDFGKNRLTDEAKVYLNEHAAFMTRNPDYGLVIQGYTDARGSSLYNRALGLKRAEAVKAHLIALGVPEHRIKTASLGEEGVLCLDDSPDCLTLNRRAHLEFIKVGASHLVPPVEPATAESMTAPAETATVEQATEPAMDSAETSLPTQPLESREGESPITSDEQGVTP